The genomic window TGCTCCGCATGTCCGACAGCTATGTGACGCAGCTTCGGGACCGCCCGGTGGAAGATGAGCCTATGAGCGAGTAACGGCAAGAAGCCCGGTTCGGGGATCTCCCTTAACCGGGCTTATTTTGTGTCTAGCTGAGGGTTAGCGCTGCTTGCCGATGAAATTCCGCACAGCCTGACCTGCCTGAAGCGGAAGCTGCATCCAGACATACGCATGTAGCGAATCCGGGATCAGCGCAATTTCATAGCTGTCCAGCAGCTCTGCGAAGGCATTCAGACTGTTGCGCACCCGTTCATCGTTCCATTCCGCTTCGCTGGGCAGGAACAAGACCGGGCATTGTATTGTCTGATAATAGTGTTCAAAAGACATGCGATTCAATGCTGTCATAGAACGGTTCCTCCCATTCGTCCAGGTCTGCCCGGAGCTGCACTTTCCTCTGCTCCACCTCTTCTGCCGTGCCGTCAAATATACCATATGCGCCAAATTCGTTATTCAGCGCACCTTCGCATACCAGGGACGCTACAAGCTCCGGATGGGCTGCTGCCAGACTGACCGCTATCTGTGCCCCCATCGAGCTTCCTGCTACGTAGCACTTGTCCACCTGCAAATGCCTTAGTAACTGATACATATCCTCTGCCATCTCGTCAATGTGATAGCCAGTCTCCGGCTTGTCCGACCGGCCATGCCCCCGGAGATCCGGTGAAAGGATGCTGTAGTCCTGCTCAAGTTGCGGGAGAATTCCATCCCACATATGCAGGTTGCTGGATCTTGCCAGTCTGGCTTCAGTGCAGGCATTCGGCACAAGAATGCATACTCAGCGGCACAGTCTTGATCTTCTGATTAACAATGCGGGAGTCATGACTCCACCTGTACTCCAGGTCACCGCAGACGGGTTCGAGCTGCAATTCGGTACGAATTACCTTGGACACTTCGCGCTCACTGCGTACCTGATGCCCTTGCTGCGCAAAGCAAAGGAGCCCCGGGTGGTCAGTCTAAGCAGTATCGCCCACCGGAATGGCTCCATTCATTTTGACGACCTGCAATTTGAACGCCGTTATCATGCGGGACAGTCCTACGCCCAATCCAAAATAGCAATGATTATGTTCGCTCTGGAGCTGCAGCGCCGCAGTGATCTGGCCGGATGGAACCTGCTGAGCCTACCGGTTCATCCGGGCATATCACGTACGGACCTGCTGCTGAATGGGGCGGGACGAAACAGTGCTCCCGGCATTCTCCGCAGGCTGCTTGGGCCCATCTTATTCCAGCCGGCTGCCCAAGGCGCACTCCCTGCACTGTTTGCCGCCACATCACCGGATGCCAAGGCCGGAGTCTATTACGGTCCCGGCAGACTCTCAGAAACCAGAGGCTTGCCGAAGCCGGCAAGATGGCTCCGCAAGCGCTGGACCGGACTGCCTCAGCCAGGCTGTGGGAGGTCTCCCGGCAGCTGACACAGGCGGATTTCGA from Paenibacillus sp. FSL H8-0048 includes these protein-coding regions:
- a CDS encoding alpha/beta fold hydrolase; protein product: MPNACTEARLARSSNLHMWDGILPQLEQDYSILSPDLRGHGRSDKPETGYHIDEMAEDMYQLLRHLQVDKCYVAGSSMGAQIAVSLAAAHPELVASLVCEGALNNEFGAYGIFDGTAEEVEQRKVQLRADLDEWEEPFYDSIESHVF
- a CDS encoding SDR family NAD(P)-dependent oxidoreductase, translating into MHTQRHSLDLLINNAGVMTPPVLQVTADGFELQFGTNYLGHFALTAYLMPLLRKAKEPRVVSLSSIAHRNGSIHFDDLQFERRYHAGQSYAQSKIAMIMFALELQRRSDLAGWNLLSLPVHPGISRTDLLLNGAGRNSAPGILRRLLGPILFQPAAQGALPALFAATSPDAKAGVYYGPGRLSETRGLPKPARWLRKRWTGLPQPGCGRSPGS